A stretch of Chloracidobacterium validum DNA encodes these proteins:
- a CDS encoding tyrosine-type recombinase/integrase, translated as MMRDTTLDACRHLFLAGLASETTRRVYRAALDQFERWLRPQGKNWLEVTPDDIQAFRDRLLAQVAPPTVGVRLVALRRFYAQLVADRLTTSNPARIVGPSTSGRRRAVDAKLPLTVLLTLPDVRTLVGARDALVLRLLGEAGLRVSEICALRQRDVTRRPDVAATGLGLVVGRGTRRARVVPLSPSLKAALDAYLRLDLPLRQMAQGSEPDAALIQATAANRPIGGRPLTPRCMFNLVRRYGSLLDRPDLNPQMMRRAAARASV; from the coding sequence ATGATGCGCGACACGACACTTGACGCCTGCCGCCACCTGTTTCTTGCCGGACTGGCCTCAGAGACGACCCGCCGTGTCTATCGCGCGGCACTCGATCAGTTTGAGCGTTGGCTGCGCCCGCAAGGCAAAAACTGGCTGGAGGTCACACCGGACGACATCCAAGCCTTCCGTGATCGGTTGCTGGCGCAGGTGGCGCCGCCGACCGTTGGCGTCCGGCTGGTGGCGCTCCGGCGCTTCTATGCGCAACTCGTCGCCGACCGACTGACGACAAGCAATCCGGCACGGATTGTTGGGCCTTCGACGAGCGGGCGTCGCCGGGCCGTGGACGCCAAGCTGCCGCTGACGGTTCTGCTGACACTCCCGGATGTCCGCACGCTGGTCGGGGCGCGGGACGCACTGGTGCTGCGTCTGTTGGGCGAGGCCGGGCTGCGGGTGTCGGAAATCTGCGCCTTGCGGCAGCGCGACGTAACGCGCCGGCCGGACGTAGCGGCGACCGGGCTGGGACTCGTCGTGGGCCGTGGCACACGCCGGGCGCGGGTCGTTCCCCTCTCCCCGTCACTCAAGGCAGCGTTGGATGCGTACCTGCGACTCGATCTTCCGCTGCGTCAGATGGCCCAGGGCAGCGAACCGGATGCGGCGCTGATTCAGGCAACGGCCGCCAACCGCCCCATCGGTGGACGGCCGCTGACGCCGCGCTGTATGTTCAACCTAGTCCGGCGGTATGGCAGCTTGCTTGATCGCCCGGACCTCAACCCACAAATGATGCGCCGTGCTGCGGCGCGAGCCTCTGTCTGA
- a CDS encoding LolA-like protein has product MLRRSPLLAYGLAVIVLSFASVLSFASVGARAVDEPTVESVVAQMISAHGWDKLKNTKSIKTTGKFIFGGGQAEGSVVALVARPSRAYQEVNLGGTKLVQSYDGTTAWQINPFAGSSTPEKMAADEADDFIDFADLDGPFVDSAKKGYKLELAADEELDGTPVHVIKVTNKRGKVKTYYVDAESGLILKVRGKEKMQGNEVEIETVLSNYKEVNGVKTPYAIDRLIGGRPFIQIVWERIEHNVEVDDSMFTMPEK; this is encoded by the coding sequence ATGCTGCGTCGTTCCCCGTTGTTGGCCTATGGCCTTGCGGTAATCGTCTTGTCTTTTGCGTCCGTGTTGTCTTTTGCGTCCGTGGGCGCGCGCGCCGTGGACGAACCCACCGTAGAATCGGTAGTCGCGCAGATGATCTCGGCACACGGCTGGGACAAACTCAAAAACACCAAATCCATCAAAACGACTGGCAAGTTTATCTTCGGTGGGGGTCAAGCTGAAGGATCGGTTGTCGCTCTAGTTGCTCGTCCAAGCCGGGCTTATCAGGAAGTCAACTTGGGCGGCACCAAGCTTGTGCAGTCATACGATGGAACGACCGCCTGGCAAATCAATCCCTTTGCCGGTTCCTCGACGCCGGAAAAAATGGCGGCGGATGAAGCGGATGACTTCATTGATTTCGCCGACCTCGATGGCCCGTTTGTGGACTCCGCCAAGAAAGGCTACAAGCTGGAACTGGCGGCGGATGAAGAACTGGATGGCACGCCGGTTCACGTCATCAAGGTGACGAACAAGCGGGGCAAGGTCAAAACCTACTACGTGGATGCCGAAAGTGGTCTCATTCTCAAAGTGCGCGGCAAGGAAAAGATGCAGGGCAATGAAGTGGAAATTGAGACAGTGCTTTCCAACTACAAAGAAGTCAACGGGGTTAAGACGCCCTATGCGATTGATCGGCTCATCGGCGGCCGGCCCTTCATCCAGATTGTCTGGGAGCGCATCGAACACAACGTCGAAGTGGACGACAGCATGTTCACGATGCCGGAAAAATAG
- a CDS encoding VOC family protein, translated as MHPFHLAFPVTDLTTTRRFYVDLLGCRVGRESDTWIDFDFWGHQITAHRVNGAVHVAGHNPVDGKAIPVPHFGVVLPWEDFHALAARLTQAQVTFIVPPYIRFAGEVGEQATMFLQDPAGNHLEFKAFRNPMNLFARS; from the coding sequence ATGCATCCATTTCACCTGGCTTTTCCCGTTACCGACCTGACAACAACCCGGCGTTTTTACGTTGATTTATTAGGCTGCCGTGTTGGACGCGAAAGTGACACTTGGATTGATTTTGACTTCTGGGGACACCAAATCACGGCGCACCGGGTGAACGGTGCAGTTCACGTTGCCGGACACAATCCGGTAGATGGGAAAGCCATCCCGGTTCCGCACTTCGGGGTTGTGCTGCCGTGGGAGGACTTTCACGCCCTGGCGGCGCGACTGACGCAAGCTCAGGTCACATTCATTGTGCCGCCCTACATTCGCTTTGCCGGGGAGGTCGGCGAGCAGGCAACTATGTTTCTTCAGGACCCGGCCGGCAATCACCTGGAGTTCAAGGCGTTTCGTAACCCAATGAATTTATTTGCCCGGTCATGA
- a CDS encoding COX15/CtaA family protein yields MNDRAPLTSSLAADARLRRFAWGVVGWNVLVIVWGAYVRASKSGDGCGSHWPLCNGEVVPPAGQFATFVEFMHRATSGIALLGVLGLVVWSFRRFAPGHIVRKAAVWSLVFILIEALIGALLVKLELVADNRSVARAVYMSVHLVNTFLLLGALTLTAYWISGFRPPRLIGLGRTGWWLLAAFASALVVGVTGAIAALGDTLFPASSLAQGIAEEFSGLAHFTVKLRWLHPVAAILSSAVIVSVAAKLRSSPATAPAALVVIAIVAVQFVLGLINVWLLAPIWMQLIHLFFADALWVALVLLAASALGSDATASDPLTAPTAYATT; encoded by the coding sequence ATGAATGACCGAGCGCCGTTGACATCTTCTTTGGCTGCCGATGCACGCCTGCGCCGTTTTGCGTGGGGTGTGGTCGGGTGGAACGTCCTGGTGATTGTGTGGGGCGCGTATGTCCGCGCCTCCAAATCGGGCGATGGTTGTGGCAGCCACTGGCCGCTGTGCAACGGCGAGGTCGTCCCACCGGCTGGCCAGTTTGCTACCTTTGTCGAGTTTATGCACCGGGCAACGAGCGGGATTGCCCTGCTCGGCGTTCTGGGCTTGGTGGTCTGGTCGTTTCGGCGTTTTGCCCCTGGGCATATTGTCCGCAAGGCGGCCGTCTGGTCACTTGTATTCATCCTCATCGAAGCGCTCATCGGCGCGTTGCTGGTCAAGTTGGAACTCGTTGCCGACAATCGCTCGGTGGCGCGGGCGGTGTACATGTCGGTGCATCTGGTCAACACCTTCCTGCTGCTCGGCGCATTGACGTTGACCGCCTACTGGATCAGTGGTTTCCGCCCGCCGCGGTTGATAGGATTAGGCAGGACGGGATGGTGGCTGCTGGCGGCCTTTGCCTCAGCCCTGGTGGTGGGCGTCACCGGCGCGATAGCTGCCCTGGGCGATACGCTGTTTCCGGCCAGCTCACTCGCCCAGGGGATAGCTGAGGAGTTTTCAGGGCTGGCTCACTTCACGGTCAAGTTGCGGTGGCTGCATCCCGTGGCAGCCATTCTGTCAAGCGCGGTGATTGTGAGCGTAGCCGCAAAGCTGCGGTCGTCGCCGGCGACGGCTCCGGCCGCCCTGGTTGTTATCGCCATTGTTGCCGTGCAATTCGTGCTTGGACTTATCAATGTTTGGCTGCTCGCGCCCATCTGGATGCAGCTCATTCACCTGTTTTTCGCCGATGCTCTCTGGGTGGCGCTCGTCCTGCTGGCCGCAAGCGCGCTTGGCAGTGACGCTACCGCGTCGGACCCGCTGACGGCACCCACCGCTTATGCAACCACCTGA